The following coding sequences are from one Methanococcoides orientis window:
- a CDS encoding ABC transporter ATP-binding protein yields the protein MIVVKDLKRYYGSGVTTVKALDGVSFEIKKGQFVAIMGASGSGKTTVLRILALLDDATDGEYTIRGLEVSKLPEAERSYYRLTQVGYVFQDYALINEMTAAENVYVLSMMEGKSKKESYETALEALDKVGLKDKHDRIPDELSGGEKQRVAIARAIAKKPDIMFADEPCANLDTRNSKQVLEVFKDLNDNYGQTIVMVTHEPWHVEYVDRVITLEDGKLVSDELTEESGSD from the coding sequence ATGATCGTTGTGAAGGATCTCAAAAGGTACTATGGATCAGGGGTGACTACTGTCAAGGCTCTGGATGGTGTTTCTTTCGAGATAAAGAAAGGTCAGTTCGTAGCGATAATGGGTGCCTCCGGTAGTGGAAAGACGACGGTCCTAAGGATACTGGCACTACTGGATGATGCAACTGATGGTGAATATACCATCAGGGGATTGGAGGTTTCCAAGCTTCCTGAAGCAGAACGAAGTTATTACAGACTGACGCAGGTAGGTTATGTGTTCCAGGACTATGCGCTCATCAATGAAATGACGGCTGCAGAGAATGTCTATGTTCTTTCTATGATGGAAGGTAAGTCCAAAAAGGAATCCTATGAAACTGCTCTTGAAGCACTGGACAAGGTCGGGCTGAAGGACAAACACGACAGGATCCCTGATGAACTGTCCGGCGGAGAAAAGCAAAGGGTGGCCATTGCAAGGGCCATTGCAAAGAAACCAGACATCATGTTTGCTGACGAGCCGTGTGCAAATCTGGACACAAGAAACTCAAAACAGGTTCTGGAAGTGTTCAAGGATCTGAATGATAATTATGGTCAGACAATTGTAATGGTAACACATGAGCCATGGCATGTTGAGTATGTTGACAGGGTTATCACTCTTGAAGACGGGAAGCTGGTCAGTGACGAGCTGACTGAAGAAAGCGGTAGTGACTGA
- a CDS encoding LrgB family protein, with product MSEIISSLVGSPIFGIGISLLTFYAGSLLYKKTGSPLLNPLVLSMLVIMAFLLSFHITFDDYNRGGQFISFFLGPATVILAVPLYKKISIFKENIIPILAGIIIGSTAGIVSIIVMCKMFGLDHLLSISMIPKSVTTPIGIEISNQLGGLPSITVACIIFTGIAGILLGPMICKLFRIEDKVAIGIAIGTSSHALGTTKAVEMGEAEGAMSGLAIGIAGLVTVFLAPILAKILL from the coding sequence TTGAGTGAAATAATTTCTTCTCTGGTTGGATCTCCGATCTTTGGTATCGGTATATCCCTCTTAACATTCTATGCAGGCAGTCTGCTCTATAAAAAGACAGGCTCTCCTTTGCTAAACCCACTTGTGCTGAGCATGCTGGTGATAATGGCCTTTCTACTAAGCTTCCATATCACCTTTGATGATTATAACAGGGGAGGGCAGTTCATATCTTTCTTCCTTGGCCCTGCTACGGTCATCCTGGCTGTGCCTCTATATAAGAAAATCAGCATTTTTAAGGAGAATATCATTCCAATACTCGCAGGGATCATTATAGGATCGACAGCAGGCATTGTGAGCATCATCGTCATGTGCAAGATGTTCGGACTTGATCATCTACTAAGCATCTCTATGATTCCTAAATCTGTCACAACTCCAATTGGGATAGAGATATCGAATCAGCTTGGAGGTTTACCATCCATAACTGTTGCATGTATTATTTTCACAGGAATAGCAGGTATTCTGCTGGGTCCCATGATCTGCAAGTTATTCAGAATAGAAGACAAGGTAGCGATTGGAATTGCCATAGGAACTTCTTCCCATGCCCTCGGTACGACCAAGGCCGTTGAGATGGGAGAGGCCGAAGGTGCCATGAGTGGGCTTGCTATTGGCATTGCCGGATTGGTGACTGTGTTCCTTGCTCCGATACTGGCTAAGATCCTTCTGTAA
- a CDS encoding DUF7544 domain-containing protein, with the protein MDWFVVEAVDKAVSRTKKCLFEPFDFWKWMKLAIIIMLIGGSGGGGSNSYSSNNYNLQDSGPFEGFADSFGGLSDQIPTSAPELGLIIAIILLIFALILFFSYVSSVMEFVFVDSLVSNEVKFWEYSRKYLRKGLGLFAFRLLAGILLLAIIVAMALPIVLPLIASSGQNLEETIIVAIISAIFLLIGIILVVAIIGGIISSFVNLSIPVAIYTETGIFRAFVNVFGQFRKDWKQIIGYWFGRIILGIAVAIIIGILMLIVMIAVGLFLLLADLLLYFILSTVLPGSDLAIWIFLAPIILIELVSLIFLLAFIALPGRVFMKYHMITFLQQWYPEMEIPVFDVEQIDEKEAREEKEEEDTAIEDRSEDI; encoded by the coding sequence ATGGACTGGTTTGTAGTCGAAGCTGTGGATAAAGCAGTATCCAGAACAAAGAAATGCCTGTTTGAACCCTTTGATTTCTGGAAATGGATGAAACTTGCGATCATCATTATGCTTATCGGCGGAAGCGGAGGTGGTGGCAGTAATAGCTACTCATCCAATAATTACAACCTTCAGGATTCAGGTCCGTTCGAAGGATTCGCCGACTCGTTCGGAGGACTGAGCGACCAGATCCCCACCAGTGCCCCGGAACTGGGATTGATAATCGCAATAATACTACTCATATTTGCCCTGATCCTGTTCTTCTCATACGTCTCAAGCGTGATGGAATTCGTATTCGTTGACTCCCTTGTGAGCAACGAAGTAAAATTCTGGGAATACTCCCGCAAGTACCTGAGAAAAGGCCTGGGACTATTCGCATTCAGGCTATTGGCAGGCATTCTTCTGCTTGCCATCATTGTGGCCATGGCCCTTCCAATTGTACTGCCATTGATAGCCTCTTCAGGCCAGAACTTAGAAGAGACCATAATAGTTGCCATTATTTCCGCAATCTTCCTGCTGATCGGCATAATTCTGGTGGTAGCAATAATCGGAGGCATCATCAGTTCATTTGTTAATCTCTCAATCCCTGTTGCCATTTACACCGAGACCGGCATCTTCCGCGCATTTGTCAACGTCTTTGGACAGTTCAGGAAAGACTGGAAGCAAATAATCGGCTATTGGTTTGGAAGAATTATTCTCGGAATTGCCGTTGCGATCATAATAGGCATACTTATGCTGATAGTGATGATCGCAGTTGGTCTCTTCCTTCTGCTTGCAGATCTGTTGTTATACTTTATCCTTTCAACAGTCCTGCCCGGATCAGATCTCGCCATATGGATTTTCCTCGCACCGATAATCCTGATCGAGCTGGTCTCCCTCATATTTCTGCTTGCATTTATCGCTCTGCCTGGAAGGGTATTCATGAAGTATCACATGATAACGTTCCTGCAACAATGGTATCCTGAAATGGAGATACCTGTGTTTGATGTGGAGCAGATCGATGAGAAAGAAGCAAGAGAAGAAAAAGAAGAAGAGGATACAGCCATAGAAGATCGATCAGAGGACATATAA
- a CDS encoding ABC transporter permease, translating to MMDDIRVGALIAASTVKRGNKKTLMFIVFVLSLIFMNLVFLPSMIGGMMVLFTGIMQDYPYGDIVIEPSGDNAYINDADSVLQKARAVEGVRAATKRLDVGASIEHKQNVVGVTITGLVPTEEYEISQYPYSIIEGDFLGELSQGEIIIGAAIAGTSTIFGDIYDDLGEARVGSLVEVTYSNGVKRTYKVKGIMEGTFELVDLNALVHYKEIEDVYGLEGGEATSVVVRVDQPGSEDQVKYKIRDAGVNEQVFTWADKSETIIRQALQSLGALDIMSKFVGLIVGAALILIIIYINILNRKKEIGILKAIGITPRSIVLSYAFLSMFYVSLGILAGLVLYLSLMLYFQANPVSFYETMEIRPVIDPILVIRSMLSMLIISVIAGTLPAWSVSKESILKAIWGR from the coding sequence ATGATGGACGATATAAGGGTGGGAGCTCTCATTGCAGCAAGTACTGTAAAAAGAGGGAACAAAAAAACACTTATGTTCATAGTTTTTGTTCTCTCGCTCATTTTTATGAACTTAGTGTTCCTCCCATCAATGATAGGGGGAATGATGGTTCTATTTACTGGTATAATGCAGGACTATCCTTACGGGGACATTGTAATTGAACCATCGGGCGACAATGCATACATTAATGATGCAGATAGCGTTTTGCAGAAGGCGCGGGCTGTGGAAGGAGTAAGGGCTGCAACAAAAAGACTGGATGTTGGAGCATCCATTGAGCATAAACAAAACGTTGTGGGGGTGACGATAACGGGTTTAGTTCCCACAGAGGAGTATGAGATATCACAATACCCCTATAGTATCATTGAAGGAGATTTTCTGGGGGAGCTTTCCCAGGGTGAGATCATCATTGGTGCTGCAATCGCAGGCACAAGTACAATCTTTGGAGATATATATGATGATCTGGGTGAAGCCAGAGTTGGATCACTTGTTGAAGTAACATACAGTAACGGTGTGAAAAGGACCTATAAGGTCAAGGGTATCATGGAAGGAACATTTGAACTTGTTGACCTTAATGCATTGGTCCATTACAAAGAGATCGAAGATGTATATGGTCTGGAAGGGGGAGAAGCTACCAGTGTGGTTGTAAGGGTTGATCAACCGGGGAGTGAAGATCAGGTGAAGTACAAGATAAGGGACGCCGGAGTGAACGAGCAGGTTTTCACGTGGGCTGATAAATCCGAGACCATCATAAGACAAGCATTACAAAGTCTTGGTGCTCTGGACATAATGTCAAAGTTTGTGGGTTTGATCGTAGGGGCAGCATTGATTCTGATCATAATCTACATCAACATACTTAACAGGAAAAAAGAGATCGGCATATTAAAAGCAATAGGCATTACTCCAAGATCGATAGTACTGTCTTATGCTTTCCTTAGCATGTTCTATGTTTCTTTAGGGATACTAGCGGGATTGGTCCTATACCTCTCACTTATGCTTTACTTCCAGGCAAATCCTGTGTCATTCTATGAGACCATGGAAATAAGACCTGTGATAGATCCTATACTGGTGATCCGGAGCATGCTTTCCATGCTAATAATATCTGTGATAGCTGGCACACTTCCTGCATGGAGTGTATCAAAAGAGAGCATACTCAAAGCTATATGGGGTAGATGA
- a CDS encoding GbsR/MarR family transcriptional regulator — protein sequence METAKKEFQNLVYQSMKSYGLDELSSKLLAALYSAPEPLTLDDLSKNSGYSFSAVSAAMKLLTGVKLVEKSKRSGSKKLYFSIQRDMLTLSINAIRSKNECMVVPALQTLPSMIERCRDSEAEDSEEMLNIIENYYQQMVALELIFKKLIEYTEIIRAEVNKR from the coding sequence ATGGAAACTGCAAAGAAAGAATTTCAGAATCTTGTATACCAGAGCATGAAGTCCTATGGACTTGATGAGCTATCTTCTAAGTTACTTGCAGCACTTTATTCCGCACCGGAGCCACTTACTCTTGATGACCTTTCTAAAAATTCCGGGTATAGTTTTTCAGCGGTTAGCGCGGCAATGAAACTGCTTACCGGAGTAAAATTGGTGGAGAAGTCAAAGCGTTCCGGTTCCAAGAAACTGTATTTCTCGATCCAGCGGGATATGCTGACACTGAGCATCAATGCGATTCGGTCCAAGAATGAATGCATGGTGGTTCCTGCGCTCCAGACTCTCCCTTCAATGATAGAAAGGTGCAGGGATAGTGAAGCTGAGGACTCTGAAGAGATGCTCAACATCATCGAGAACTATTACCAGCAGATGGTTGCACTGGAATTGATCTTCAAGAAATTGATCGAATATACAGAAATTATCAGGGCTGAGGTGAATAAAAGATGA
- a CDS encoding DEAD/DEAH box helicase translates to MSFDNLNLIFPLQRALSEEGYTTPTPIQKLSIPHLLNGRDMIGIAQTGTGKTAAFILPILHNMSASYKAPRPRFPRVLVLAPTRELAAQIGDSFATYGKFTRFKHTVIFGGVGQTPQVRALSKGVDSLVATPGRLLDLVQQGHVNLANVEYFVLDEADRMLDMGFLNDVYKVVGMLPQKRQSLFFSATMSPEISTLARKLLTNPAHVEVTPQATTVERIDQFIFFVDSEDKNELLLQLLRGKHLECVLIFTRTKHRANKVTEMLNKNNVPAGAIHGNKSQTHRTKTLQSFKSGQLRVLVATDIAARGIDIEDISHVINYDLPNIPESYVHRIGRTARAGADGTAYSFCAADERDFLRDIEKLTNMDIEVAEHNYHSEKAKNATGDAAKPAPKQQRGRKGSTGTKGRGRGKKGEGKAKAKKGDSKPKKVEGKNGRSENTNRGQGRNQTKKKSGQNPNKGSGRNSGKPRNQK, encoded by the coding sequence GTGTCATTTGATAATCTAAATTTAATATTCCCGCTTCAGCGGGCATTGTCCGAGGAAGGATATACTACACCTACTCCTATACAGAAACTATCCATACCCCATCTGTTGAATGGCAGGGATATGATAGGTATTGCTCAGACAGGTACGGGCAAGACAGCTGCATTCATATTACCAATTCTTCACAATATGTCTGCATCCTACAAGGCACCACGTCCGAGATTCCCTCGAGTGCTTGTGCTTGCACCTACCAGGGAGCTTGCAGCACAGATAGGGGATAGCTTTGCCACTTATGGCAAATTCACCCGCTTCAAACATACTGTGATATTCGGAGGTGTTGGTCAGACACCACAGGTAAGAGCTCTCTCAAAGGGTGTGGATTCCCTTGTGGCAACTCCTGGCAGACTCCTGGACCTGGTACAGCAGGGTCATGTCAACCTTGCTAATGTGGAATATTTTGTACTTGATGAAGCGGACAGGATGCTTGACATGGGCTTTCTCAATGATGTATACAAAGTTGTTGGAATGTTGCCACAAAAGCGTCAGTCGCTTTTCTTTTCAGCTACCATGTCCCCGGAGATATCCACGCTTGCCAGAAAACTACTAACGAATCCTGCACATGTAGAGGTCACCCCTCAGGCAACAACTGTTGAACGCATAGACCAGTTCATCTTTTTCGTGGATTCTGAGGACAAGAACGAATTACTGCTACAATTACTAAGAGGCAAGCATCTGGAGTGTGTTCTCATATTCACACGTACAAAGCATCGTGCTAACAAGGTCACTGAGATGCTCAACAAGAACAATGTCCCTGCAGGTGCTATTCACGGCAACAAGTCCCAGACCCACCGTACAAAAACACTTCAGAGCTTCAAGTCCGGACAACTGCGTGTACTGGTTGCAACAGACATAGCTGCTCGTGGGATCGATATCGAGGACATATCACATGTAATAAACTATGACCTGCCGAATATCCCTGAGAGCTACGTGCACCGCATAGGACGTACAGCAAGAGCAGGAGCTGATGGAACAGCATACTCTTTCTGTGCAGCTGATGAGCGAGACTTCTTGCGTGATATCGAAAAACTCACTAATATGGATATCGAGGTCGCTGAACACAATTATCATTCAGAAAAGGCGAAAAATGCCACAGGTGATGCAGCAAAGCCAGCTCCAAAACAACAGAGGGGGCGAAAGGGAAGCACCGGAACTAAAGGCAGAGGCAGGGGTAAAAAGGGAGAAGGCAAAGCTAAAGCTAAAAAGGGAGATAGCAAGCCTAAAAAAGTAGAAGGTAAAAATGGGCGATCAGAAAATACCAATAGGGGCCAGGGTAGGAATCAGACAAAGAAAAAGTCTGGTCAAAACCCAAATAAGGGCTCTGGTCGAAACTCCGGTAAGCCCAGAAACCAGAAGTAA
- a CDS encoding COG1361 S-layer family protein, with protein sequence MNPKVRPLCLFLFVLAIVLTGVAAAEFTGGEICVNAEIKELIPSSVGIDEEFTLAIDLESCGSKAPEDITFEIISIPPDIIVTESLVTRIAEFSYPTSERHLVYHMRTTPGANPGPHIIKMKLTYANKELETTKYYEVDVRVTGEDAEPRISSITTNPEYIYEGETVDLTLGIENFGEAIAKSVSVSVDHGFKGIKNSTIGTLDLNGSQTALFKFKADRAGEFNIPVIIKYEDDFGKQSDEYDITITILDKKGSLNLASVKVDPVIPYVDDTVELTMRIENSGDRKINSIRVYADHPFMGLKESFIGTLDPNEDGPAVITFIADEAGEYEIPVTITYIDDFGEEQVETKISIIVMESNSGIGSAVLVLLVLAVIGGLVYYNYRTKRSKDEIIKQLMEGSNNSAGKKEDEE encoded by the coding sequence ATGAATCCGAAAGTAAGACCTTTATGTTTGTTCCTGTTCGTTCTTGCTATTGTTTTAACAGGAGTGGCTGCAGCTGAATTTACCGGCGGGGAGATATGCGTAAACGCAGAGATAAAGGAATTAATTCCCAGTTCGGTAGGCATTGATGAAGAATTCACCCTTGCTATTGATCTTGAGAGCTGTGGTTCCAAAGCCCCTGAAGACATTACCTTTGAAATCATCAGTATTCCTCCGGATATCATCGTCACAGAATCTCTGGTCACCAGAATTGCTGAATTCTCATATCCTACAAGTGAAAGGCACCTGGTATACCACATGAGGACAACTCCTGGTGCAAATCCCGGCCCTCACATTATCAAGATGAAACTGACATATGCAAATAAAGAACTTGAAACCACAAAATATTATGAAGTTGATGTCAGAGTGACAGGTGAGGATGCAGAACCAAGGATCTCATCGATCACTACTAATCCTGAATATATCTATGAAGGGGAGACTGTCGATCTGACACTGGGTATCGAGAACTTCGGAGAAGCTATTGCAAAATCCGTCTCCGTTAGCGTTGATCATGGTTTTAAAGGGATCAAGAACTCTACGATCGGAACCCTTGACCTGAATGGCAGTCAAACTGCATTGTTCAAGTTCAAGGCAGACCGTGCCGGGGAATTTAACATCCCTGTAATCATTAAATATGAGGATGATTTCGGAAAGCAAAGCGATGAATATGACATTACAATAACCATACTTGACAAAAAAGGAAGCCTTAACCTTGCATCTGTAAAGGTCGATCCTGTTATACCTTATGTTGATGACACTGTCGAGCTGACTATGAGGATCGAGAATTCCGGTGACCGGAAAATAAATTCGATAAGGGTCTATGCCGACCATCCATTCATGGGTTTAAAAGAATCCTTTATCGGAACCCTTGATCCTAATGAGGATGGCCCTGCAGTTATCACTTTCATAGCTGATGAGGCAGGGGAATACGAGATCCCTGTTACCATAACCTATATCGATGATTTTGGTGAAGAGCAGGTTGAAACGAAGATCAGCATCATCGTAATGGAAAGCAATAGCGGGATAGGGTCAGCTGTGCTCGTTCTGCTCGTTCTGGCAGTTATTGGAGGATTGGTCTACTATAATTACAGGACAAAAAGGTCAAAGGATGAGATTATCAAGCAGTTAATGGAAGGTAGTAATAATTCTGCTGGCAAAAAAGAAGATGAAGAATAA
- a CDS encoding CidA/LrgA family protein, protein MKRIIQFAIILSICFMGDLIHDFLNLPIPGSVLGMLLLLALLLSGVLKLSMIEDVSNFLLKHLSFFFIPAAVGLITCFSILEGKWIALLFISVVSTIIIVVVTGITVQILMKRRRSFE, encoded by the coding sequence ATGAAGCGTATCATTCAGTTCGCAATAATTCTTTCTATATGCTTTATGGGTGATCTCATCCATGATTTCCTTAATCTTCCTATCCCCGGAAGTGTGTTGGGAATGTTGTTATTACTGGCTCTTTTACTATCTGGTGTCCTCAAACTATCTATGATAGAAGATGTAAGCAACTTCCTGCTGAAGCATCTTTCATTTTTTTTCATACCAGCGGCTGTGGGATTGATAACGTGTTTCTCCATACTTGAAGGAAAATGGATTGCCCTGTTGTTCATATCCGTGGTCTCGACCATTATCATTGTAGTAGTGACCGGCATAACGGTACAGATATTAATGAAAAGGAGGCGATCATTTGAGTGA
- a CDS encoding TRAM domain-containing protein: protein MESTAPVEAGETYDVTIEDTAREGDGIARVSGFVIFVPSTKVGDEVTIKVTKVMRKFAFGELV from the coding sequence ATGGAATCAACTGCTCCAGTAGAAGCTGGCGAAACATACGACGTAACAATTGAAGATACCGCAAGAGAAGGCGATGGAATCGCTAGAGTAAGCGGTTTTGTAATCTTTGTCCCAAGCACAAAAGTTGGCGATGAAGTAACAATCAAGGTTACCAAAGTAATGAGAAAATTCGCATTCGGCGAACTCGTTTAA